The Streptomyces laurentii genome contains a region encoding:
- a CDS encoding tonB-dependent receptor (identified by MetaGeneAnnotator; putative;~sequence version:1) → MGWGEVGETHPTPPHPTPLSFLRQQLRGYHPDEGTVPTRLDLRVVAWHMLATTQAKQIGPRPGLAIPIEGLTTRKKTLPDGYPAP, encoded by the coding sequence GTGGGGTGGGGTGAGGTGGGGGAAACCCACCCCACCCCACCTCACCCCACCCCTCTTTCCTTCCTGCGGCAACAGTTGCGCGGGTATCACCCAGATGAGGGAACTGTGCCAACTAGGCTGGATTTGAGGGTCGTTGCGTGGCATATGCTCGCAACCACTCAAGCGAAACAAATCGGCCCCCGGCCGGGACTCGCAATCCCGATCGAGGGCCTGACCACGAGGAAGAAGACGCTTCCTGATGGGTACCCAGCACCTTAG
- a CDS encoding hypothetical protein (identified by MetaGeneAnnotator; putative;~sequence version:1) codes for MGTQHLSAGRRALPSTPRTATRSGVSHEKMKFTNRYTVIGHHLAQHERLSLVAIGLAAHIQSLPEGACVSIRTLAGRFPEGEIRIAAALRELEEHGYLERYRERLPNGQVVTRTISRNNPEAYRDQGAEPDGEPAAEPDPVPAPEPELTPAVQHFLDIAMGQAAATPPPSREPMAEPEAAAEPEPEPEPDPEPPSGGGGGGGGAPVREAAPRSRKTVPAQATARTRRSGGAKPKRQSPSAPPPAGPAAELLMGLREYDPRLLLSVADVHRLVPAVNEWFERGARPDAVRHTLTTLLPDHLAYPAGLLAYRLSTLLPPPVPVQATGAGAGPIPMQNCDSCDHAFRAPEPGKCGGCRSEEERQAAA; via the coding sequence ATGGGTACCCAGCACCTTAGCGCGGGTCGCCGCGCCCTGCCGTCGACTCCCCGGACTGCGACCCGATCCGGTGTCAGCCACGAGAAGATGAAGTTCACGAACCGCTACACCGTCATCGGTCATCACCTGGCCCAGCACGAGCGGTTGTCGCTCGTCGCCATCGGTCTCGCCGCCCACATCCAGTCGCTGCCCGAAGGCGCCTGTGTGTCCATCCGCACGCTCGCCGGACGCTTCCCCGAGGGGGAGATCCGCATCGCCGCCGCACTGCGTGAGCTGGAGGAACACGGCTACCTGGAGCGCTACCGGGAACGCCTCCCCAACGGCCAGGTCGTCACCCGCACCATCTCCCGCAACAACCCCGAGGCCTACCGCGACCAGGGCGCGGAGCCCGACGGCGAACCGGCCGCCGAGCCGGACCCCGTCCCGGCTCCGGAACCCGAACTCACCCCGGCCGTCCAGCACTTCCTGGACATCGCCATGGGGCAGGCCGCCGCCACGCCGCCGCCCTCGCGGGAGCCGATGGCCGAGCCCGAGGCTGCGGCGGAGCCGGAGCCGGAGCCGGAGCCCGACCCGGAGCCGCCGTCGGGTGGCGGCGGGGGCGGGGGCGGTGCGCCCGTACGTGAGGCCGCGCCGCGCTCCCGGAAGACGGTGCCCGCGCAGGCCACCGCCCGTACGCGAAGGTCGGGCGGCGCGAAGCCGAAGCGCCAGTCCCCGTCCGCCCCGCCGCCCGCCGGACCGGCGGCCGAACTGCTCATGGGCCTACGCGAGTACGACCCGCGCCTGCTGCTCTCGGTGGCCGACGTGCACCGGCTCGTCCCGGCCGTGAACGAGTGGTTCGAGCGGGGCGCCCGGCCCGACGCCGTACGCCACACGCTCACCACGCTGCTGCCGGACCACCTGGCCTACCCGGCCGGCCTGCTGGCCTACCGCCTGTCCACCCTGCTGCCACCGCCGGTCCCGGTCCAGGCGACGGGAGCGGGGGCGGGGCCGATCCCGATGCAGAACTGCGACAGCTGCGACCACGCCTTCCGCGCCCCCGAACCAGGAAAATGCGGCGGCTGCCGCTCCGAGGAGGAGCGCCAAGCCGCCGCGTGA
- a CDS encoding hypothetical protein (identified by MetaGeneAnnotator; putative;~sequence version:1), which yields MSTPFKGDSAMTTPPQSNPFADPQGAPAPGMAPEPAPQKKGGAMLKKVGGVVVLAVVAIAVKLGLPYVTGSAPVHAEAGECVEVTGPDNDPKVDTKDCSSGGSDLFKVVKVYDDTFDVNKCGEELSALAQQLNSDKFVLCLEPATKN from the coding sequence ATGTCCACGCCGTTCAAGGGTGATTCCGCGATGACCACGCCTCCGCAGTCCAACCCGTTCGCCGACCCGCAGGGTGCCCCGGCGCCGGGCATGGCCCCCGAGCCGGCCCCGCAGAAGAAGGGCGGAGCGATGCTGAAGAAGGTCGGCGGCGTCGTCGTCCTCGCGGTCGTCGCCATCGCGGTCAAGCTCGGTCTTCCGTACGTCACCGGTTCGGCCCCGGTCCACGCCGAGGCAGGCGAGTGCGTCGAGGTGACCGGCCCGGACAACGACCCCAAGGTCGACACCAAGGACTGCTCCTCGGGTGGCTCCGACCTCTTCAAGGTCGTCAAGGTCTACGACGACACCTTCGACGTGAACAAGTGCGGCGAGGAGCTGTCGGCGCTCGCGCAGCAGCTGAACTCGGACAAGTTCGTCCTGTGCCTGGAGCCGGCCACGAAGAACTGA
- a CDS encoding hypothetical protein (identified by MetaGeneAnnotator; putative;~sequence version:1), giving the protein MTLFSSPRTALSRLLLPAAALLLTVPAAPAHASGNWVQATVTDATGGSTTARLTCSPPQGHPHAAEACKQLAAVQGQISAIPADTSVSCGAVYDPVTASASGVWDGHRITYKKTFSNACLMRASTRAVFALDA; this is encoded by the coding sequence ATGACACTTTTCTCTTCACCGAGGACAGCTCTGTCCCGACTCCTGCTCCCCGCGGCCGCCCTGCTTCTCACCGTTCCGGCCGCCCCCGCCCACGCGAGCGGCAACTGGGTCCAGGCCACCGTCACCGACGCCACCGGCGGCTCCACGACCGCGCGGCTCACGTGCTCCCCGCCCCAGGGCCACCCCCACGCGGCGGAGGCGTGCAAGCAGCTCGCGGCCGTCCAGGGTCAGATCTCCGCGATTCCGGCGGACACCAGTGTCAGTTGCGGAGCCGTGTACGACCCTGTGACGGCCTCCGCGAGCGGCGTCTGGGACGGGCACCGCATCACGTACAAGAAGACTTTCTCCAACGCCTGCCTCATGAGGGCTTCGACGCGGGCGGTGTTCGCGCTCGACGCGTGA
- a CDS encoding alkylhydroperoxidase ahpD core domain-containing protein (Carboxymuconolactone decarboxylase family; cl00460;~alkylhydroperoxidase AhpD core domain-containing protein [Streptomyces pristinaespiralis ATCC25486];~identified by MetaGeneAnnotator; putative): protein MEPRINPFGHPFANKIFKQLGGAGTALADTTLPMPLQELVKIRASQINGCGGCLDMHTKEAAAAGETAVRLALVGAWREATVFTDAERAALALTEYGTRLADGYGVPDDVWNEAAKHYDEDQLLALTTLIALINAYNRLNVLLRIPAGEYKVGQYGTHA, encoded by the coding sequence ATGGAACCCCGCATCAACCCCTTCGGTCACCCCTTCGCCAACAAGATCTTCAAGCAGCTCGGCGGCGCCGGGACGGCCCTGGCCGACACCACCCTCCCGATGCCGCTCCAGGAGCTCGTGAAGATCCGCGCCAGCCAGATCAACGGCTGCGGCGGCTGCCTCGACATGCACACCAAGGAGGCCGCGGCGGCCGGCGAGACCGCCGTACGGCTCGCCCTGGTCGGCGCCTGGCGCGAGGCCACCGTCTTCACCGACGCCGAGCGCGCGGCCCTCGCCCTCACCGAGTACGGCACCCGTCTCGCCGACGGCTACGGCGTCCCGGACGACGTCTGGAACGAGGCCGCCAAGCACTACGACGAGGACCAGCTCCTCGCCCTCACCACGCTGATCGCCCTGATCAACGCCTACAACCGCCTCAACGTCCTGCTTCGGATCCCGGCGGGCGAGTACAAGGTCGGCCAGTACGGCACCCACGCCTGA
- a CDS encoding leucine-rich repeat-containing protein (Leucine rich repeat; pfam13855;~Leucine-rich repeats;~Leucine-rich repeats (LRRs), ribonuclease inhibitor (RI)-like subfamily. LRRs are 20-29 residue sequence motifs present in many proteins that participate in protein-protein interactions and have different functions and cellular locations. LRRs correspond...; cl15309;~Substrate binding site [chemical binding];~identified by MetaGeneAnnotator; putative;~leucine-rich repeat-containing protein [Streptomyces clavuligerus ATCC27064]) yields MDVTMTDDVVNLWRQDLGGEIPAEVWERTGLRVLILAEVGLTRLPAEIGRLRALSTLDLGHNRMAELPVELGELKELDGFLYVHDNELTELPHALGELTRLRYLNAGENRLTALPEAVGRMTGLIELRAQHNRLTALPDTLGGLARLRELWLRGNPLTHLPASTADLRELRHLDLRENAFTDFPAVLAGLPLLRHVDLRANGLTSLPDWLPDRLPSLEKLDLRWNPCEVPAGLVAALERRGCVVLL; encoded by the coding sequence GTGGACGTGACGATGACCGACGACGTGGTGAATCTGTGGCGGCAGGATCTGGGCGGGGAGATTCCGGCGGAGGTGTGGGAACGCACCGGCCTGCGGGTGCTGATCCTCGCCGAGGTCGGACTGACGCGGCTCCCGGCGGAGATCGGCCGGTTGCGCGCGCTGTCCACCCTGGACCTCGGGCACAACCGGATGGCCGAACTGCCCGTGGAACTGGGGGAATTGAAGGAACTCGACGGGTTCCTCTACGTCCACGACAACGAGCTGACCGAACTGCCGCATGCGCTGGGTGAGTTGACGCGACTGCGCTACCTCAACGCGGGCGAGAACCGGCTGACCGCCCTGCCGGAGGCCGTAGGCCGGATGACCGGGCTGATCGAACTCCGAGCGCAGCACAACCGGCTCACCGCCCTGCCGGACACCCTCGGCGGCCTCGCCCGGCTGCGCGAACTGTGGCTCCGGGGCAACCCGCTGACCCACCTGCCCGCCTCCACGGCCGATCTGCGCGAGCTGCGGCACCTGGACCTGCGCGAGAACGCCTTCACCGACTTCCCGGCCGTCCTCGCCGGACTGCCGCTGCTCCGCCACGTCGACCTGCGCGCCAACGGCCTCACGTCTCTGCCGGACTGGCTCCCCGACCGGCTGCCGTCCCTGGAGAAGCTCGACCTCCGCTGGAACCCCTGCGAGGTGCCCGCGGGGCTGGTGGCGGCGCTGGAGCGGCGGGGGTGCGTGGTGCTGCTGTAG
- a CDS encoding oxidoreductase FAD-binding domain-containing protein (identified by MetaGeneAnnotator; putative;~sequence version:1): protein MTGHHDDYHALLARREAMRLRDNLLRPSRSAGGDGGHPPTQTFQPYDGLADQEAITRSLAAVTPFNTLIDRLYEAMFSHHPYLRQLFPDSMEFQQAHLEQAFWYMIDNLSRPDELTGFFARLGRDHRRLGVLPVHYEVFEAALVAALRGCAGRAWTVEAEEAWVRMVRTCSAAMVNGAERAIGEPVSWNATVTEHERRGPDVAVVRVRPGEPYPFRAGQYARVESPLMPHTWRPYTPACVPGEELEFHVRRTGAGGVSDALVTHTRVGDELRLGPAQGRATLDEQLDRDVLIVAGGTGWATAKALLQEFSHRRPAGLSAHLFLGKRTEADTYDEAALSRMEERSPWLRVTRVLDDGRQGDTLMDAVLKAGAGAGGTDWTRHTTFVSGPAGLVASASWRLAEAGVPADRVRHDPLPVTSSSNSSTHGAPVGQAGVPGMTARGMTTQGMAAPAMVRFTMGASAQR from the coding sequence ATGACCGGTCACCACGACGACTACCACGCCCTTCTCGCCCGACGGGAGGCGATGCGGCTGCGGGACAACCTCCTGCGGCCCTCCCGTTCAGCCGGAGGCGACGGTGGCCATCCCCCCACTCAGACCTTCCAGCCGTACGACGGCCTCGCCGACCAGGAAGCCATCACCCGCAGCCTGGCCGCCGTCACCCCGTTCAACACCCTCATCGACCGCCTCTACGAGGCGATGTTCAGCCATCACCCGTATCTGCGGCAGCTCTTCCCCGACTCCATGGAGTTCCAGCAGGCCCACCTGGAGCAGGCCTTCTGGTACATGATCGACAACCTCTCCCGGCCGGACGAGCTGACGGGCTTCTTCGCCCGGCTCGGCCGCGACCACCGCCGGCTCGGCGTACTGCCCGTGCACTACGAGGTCTTCGAGGCCGCGCTGGTCGCGGCCCTGCGCGGCTGCGCGGGGCGGGCGTGGACGGTGGAGGCCGAGGAGGCGTGGGTTCGGATGGTACGGACATGTTCCGCCGCCATGGTGAACGGCGCCGAACGCGCGATCGGCGAGCCGGTGTCGTGGAACGCAACGGTCACCGAACACGAGCGGCGCGGCCCCGACGTCGCCGTCGTGCGGGTGCGACCGGGCGAGCCGTACCCCTTCCGCGCCGGCCAGTACGCGCGCGTGGAGTCGCCCCTGATGCCGCACACCTGGCGGCCGTACACCCCCGCGTGCGTGCCCGGCGAGGAGCTGGAGTTCCACGTCCGGCGCACCGGCGCCGGCGGTGTCAGCGACGCGCTCGTCACCCACACGCGCGTGGGCGACGAACTGCGCCTCGGCCCCGCCCAGGGCCGCGCCACCCTCGACGAGCAGCTGGACCGGGACGTCCTGATCGTCGCGGGCGGCACCGGCTGGGCCACCGCCAAGGCCCTGCTCCAGGAGTTCTCCCACCGGCGCCCGGCCGGCCTGTCCGCCCATCTCTTCCTGGGCAAGCGGACGGAGGCGGACACCTACGACGAGGCCGCCCTGTCCCGTATGGAGGAGCGCAGCCCGTGGCTGCGCGTCACGCGCGTGCTCGACGACGGCCGGCAGGGCGACACCCTCATGGACGCCGTCCTCAAGGCCGGCGCGGGCGCCGGGGGTACGGACTGGACCCGGCACACCACCTTCGTCAGCGGCCCGGCCGGACTGGTCGCCTCCGCCTCCTGGCGGCTCGCCGAGGCGGGCGTACCGGCGGACCGGGTCCGGCACGACCCGCTGCCCGTCACCTCCAGCTCCAACTCCAGCACCCACGGCGCCCCGGTGGGCCAGGCCGGTGTGCCCGGCATGACCGCGCGGGGGATGACCACGCAGGGGATGGCGGCGCCCGCCATGGTGCGCTTCACCATGGGCGCGTCCGCCCAGCGGTAG
- a CDS encoding hypothetical protein (identified by MetaGeneAnnotator; putative;~sequence version:1) produces MECGTFVYDEVAGVVGEFRGSDGPYAMLRPVGGGREWQADPARVRPATQAERLSAGVRAVNERARAAVSAHLDRELPPLPVPVKGCGVCDDLAELRRKALLRYDGSAESDTIVLLRRHLAQEHDGG; encoded by the coding sequence ATGGAATGCGGCACTTTTGTGTACGACGAAGTGGCCGGTGTGGTAGGGGAGTTCCGTGGCAGTGACGGACCGTACGCGATGCTGCGGCCCGTCGGTGGCGGGCGCGAGTGGCAGGCGGACCCCGCGCGCGTCCGGCCGGCCACGCAGGCGGAACGGCTGAGCGCGGGCGTGCGGGCGGTCAACGAGCGGGCGCGGGCCGCCGTGAGCGCGCACCTGGACCGGGAGCTGCCACCCCTGCCCGTACCCGTGAAGGGATGCGGGGTGTGCGACGACCTGGCCGAGCTGCGGCGGAAGGCGCTGCTGCGGTACGACGGGAGCGCGGAGAGCGACACGATCGTGCTCCTGCGCCGTCATCTGGCGCAGGAGCACGATGGAGGGTGA
- a CDS encoding hypothetical protein (identified by MetaGeneAnnotator; putative;~sequence version:1), which yields MDVSVGERTCAGRRAMELGPLVRGDDGVWMLGDKEGKPGAGWILFLPDGLEHWDHGVRQPVVPWSRLMLMESVGPLWRNRTRVPPALIVTVRHPYETWTARFTRHPHRYAGTHMYFLQELFRQVINEGEAACLGDPEWLAQVVDELAPQRMPWSWKAFGEAVTRARKSATAAI from the coding sequence ATGGATGTGTCGGTGGGGGAGCGGACGTGTGCGGGGAGGCGGGCCATGGAGCTCGGACCGTTGGTGCGGGGCGACGACGGCGTGTGGATGCTGGGGGACAAGGAAGGGAAGCCGGGGGCCGGCTGGATCCTCTTCCTGCCCGACGGGCTCGAACACTGGGACCACGGCGTCCGACAGCCCGTCGTGCCATGGTCGCGGCTCATGCTGATGGAATCGGTGGGCCCCCTATGGCGCAACCGGACGAGGGTCCCGCCCGCTCTGATCGTGACGGTGCGGCATCCCTACGAGACGTGGACGGCGAGGTTCACCCGTCACCCGCACCGGTACGCGGGGACGCACATGTACTTCCTTCAGGAGCTGTTCAGGCAGGTGATCAACGAGGGTGAGGCAGCTTGTCTCGGCGACCCCGAATGGCTCGCCCAAGTGGTCGACGAACTCGCGCCGCAGCGGATGCCCTGGAGCTGGAAAGCGTTCGGCGAGGCGGTGACGCGGGCCCGGAAGTCCGCCACCGCCGCCATCTGA
- a CDS encoding helix-turn-helix domain protein (Helix-turn-helix XRE-family like proteins. Prokaryotic DNA binding proteins belonging to the xenobiotic response element family of transcriptional regulators; cd00093;~helix-turn-helix domain protein [Streptomyces sp. PAMC26508];~identified by MetaGeneAnnotator; putative;~non-specific DNA binding site [nucleotide binding];~salt bridge;~sequence-specific DNA binding site [nucleotide binding]), whose protein sequence is MPPRRVITGRSQEPRKRFAEELRHLRVEHKLTFRALGDALGWDGSLFSKMEKGETLGGPEVIQALETFYGVPGLILALWELALGDPTQFKERYRRYMSLEAEAVSLWYYAVGSMPGLLQTPSYARAQLEVGGLEGDELDSQVQARIGRRELLDGPSAPPFRAILSETVLRTPLADQEQWREQLEHLLTMSERKNITLQVVPHAAGLHALMNTDVIFLRLADGRSVTYVETAHTGDLVQDSAAVQRLQLSYDQTRDLALSPDQTREFITKILKEMPCDPST, encoded by the coding sequence ATGCCACCAAGAAGGGTGATCACGGGCCGCAGCCAGGAACCGCGCAAGCGGTTCGCCGAGGAGCTGCGGCATCTACGGGTCGAGCACAAGCTGACCTTCCGGGCCTTGGGTGACGCGCTGGGCTGGGACGGGTCGCTGTTCTCCAAGATGGAGAAGGGCGAGACGCTCGGCGGCCCTGAAGTCATTCAGGCACTGGAGACGTTCTACGGCGTGCCAGGACTGATCCTGGCGCTTTGGGAACTGGCGCTGGGGGATCCGACGCAGTTCAAGGAGCGTTACCGGCGATACATGAGCCTGGAAGCGGAGGCGGTGAGTCTCTGGTACTACGCAGTCGGCAGTATGCCGGGCCTGCTTCAGACACCGAGCTACGCTCGCGCTCAGCTGGAGGTTGGCGGCCTCGAAGGCGACGAACTGGACAGCCAGGTTCAGGCGCGCATAGGGCGGCGTGAACTGCTGGACGGCCCCAGCGCACCGCCCTTCCGGGCGATCTTGTCGGAGACGGTCCTGCGTACACCCCTGGCAGACCAGGAGCAGTGGCGCGAGCAGTTGGAACATCTGCTGACCATGAGTGAGCGCAAGAACATCACGCTCCAAGTCGTTCCGCACGCCGCTGGACTGCACGCGCTGATGAACACCGACGTGATCTTCCTGAGGCTGGCAGACGGGCGTTCCGTCACCTACGTGGAGACCGCCCACACAGGCGATCTGGTGCAGGATTCCGCAGCCGTTCAGCGCCTTCAACTCAGCTACGATCAGACGCGCGATCTGGCCCTTTCCCCGGACCAGACACGGGAGTTCATCACGAAGATCCTGAAGGAGATGCCGTGCGATCCGTCGACCTGA
- a CDS encoding glyoxalase/bleomycin resistance protein/dioxygenase (Glyoxalase/Bleomycin resistance protein/Dioxygenase superfamily; pfam00903;~Glyoxalase/bleomycin resistance protein/dioxygenase [Streptomyces flavogriseus ATCC33331];~PFAM: Glyoxalase/bleomycin resistance protein/dioxygenase; KEGG: sco:SCO4486 hypothetical protein;~This domain superfamily is foundin a variety of structurally related metalloproteins, including the type I extradiol dioxygenases, glyoxalase I and a group of antibiotic resistance proteins; cd06587;~identified by MetaGeneAnnotator; putative;~metal binding site [ion binding]): protein MDFVSIRIITGDVARLVAFYERATGVRAAWATEDFAELRTATAALAIAGTRTVPLFAPGSARPAENHSVITEFLVDDVDRVHRDLAGFVTDVVAEPATMPWGNRSLLVRDPDGHLVNFFTPVTPAAKEKSAR, encoded by the coding sequence ATGGACTTCGTCTCGATCCGCATCATCACCGGCGACGTGGCGCGCCTCGTCGCGTTCTACGAGCGGGCCACGGGGGTGCGGGCGGCGTGGGCCACCGAGGACTTCGCCGAACTCCGGACCGCGACCGCCGCCCTCGCCATCGCGGGCACCCGCACCGTCCCGCTGTTCGCCCCGGGGTCCGCGCGCCCGGCGGAGAACCACAGCGTGATCACCGAGTTCCTCGTCGACGACGTGGACCGCGTCCACCGGGACCTGGCCGGCTTCGTCACGGACGTCGTCGCGGAGCCCGCCACGATGCCCTGGGGCAACCGGTCCCTGCTCGTCCGCGACCCGGACGGCCACCTCGTCAACTTCTTCACTCCGGTCACCCCGGCGGCCAAGGAGAAGTCCGCCCGCTGA
- a CDS encoding regulatory protein (Domain of unknown function (DUF397); pfam04149;~identified by MetaGeneAnnotator; putative;~regulatory protein [Streptomyces clavuligerus ATCC27064]): MRSVDLRNITWRKSSYSNSDGGNCVEVSDDLLAHASWRKSSYSNQDGGNCLEVADGLPLVPVRDSKVPDGPALVFPAAAWAAFVDGIK, from the coding sequence GTGCGATCCGTCGACCTGAGGAACATCACCTGGCGGAAGAGTTCGTACAGCAACTCGGACGGCGGCAACTGCGTCGAGGTATCCGACGACCTTCTCGCCCACGCCTCCTGGCGCAAGAGTTCGTACAGCAACCAGGACGGCGGCAACTGCCTTGAGGTCGCCGATGGCCTCCCCCTCGTGCCCGTCCGTGACAGCAAGGTGCCCGACGGGCCCGCGCTGGTGTTTCCGGCGGCGGCCTGGGCCGCGTTCGTGGACGGGATCAAGTAA
- a CDS encoding hypothetical protein (identified by MetaGeneAnnotator; putative;~sequence version:1) yields the protein MIPESTVQEAGLAVGPDSGVLGVPGVPGVSPVPGRLSDVSRPAGVSDRPEAELCAAAPPPGPSLREALTTPNTPPPTVVSTAVTRPTLLASDRPPNHSRARRRPDDLGGGAVAAPAPAPAPAPESAPEPAAGSGFVPVLASGLVPVLASGVGLGLGLGSLLGDGGVEDNETSWPSVGGTDPRR from the coding sequence ATGATTCCGGAGTCGACCGTGCAGGAGGCGGGCTTGGCGGTCGGGCCGGACTCCGGCGTGCTTGGCGTACCCGGCGTGCCCGGCGTCTCCCCCGTACCCGGCCGGCTGTCGGACGTGTCGCGTCCGGCGGGTGTCTCCGATCGGCCGGAAGCCGAGCTCTGCGCCGCCGCCCCGCCGCCCGGGCCGTCGCTCAGGGAGGCGCTGACCACGCCGAACACCCCACCGCCGACGGTCGTGAGCACCGCCGTGACGAGGCCGACCTTGCTCGCCTCGGACAGGCCGCCGAACCACTCCCGCGCCCGGCGCAGGCCCGACGACCTCGGCGGCGGCGCAGTCGCCGCGCCCGCCCCAGCCCCCGCCCCAGCCCCCGAGTCGGCCCCTGAGCCGGCCGCCGGGTCGGGGTTCGTTCCGGTGCTCGCGTCGGGTCTCGTGCCGGTGCTCGCGTCAGGGGTCGGGCTCGGGCTCGGGCTCGGGTCGCTACTGGGAGATGGCGGTGTCGAGGACAACGAGACCTCCTGGCCTTCCGTAGGCGGGACGGACCCACGACGGTAA